A stretch of DNA from Scleropages formosus chromosome 13, fSclFor1.1, whole genome shotgun sequence:
GGGGAAAGTGAACACAAAGCATCTCCAAAGCTGCCATCTGCACCGAATCATGTTGGTGAAGGttcaaaagcagcttctcaatacatttacatttactcaggtagctgatgcttccctccaaagcagcttacaatgtcatgtacaattatttacatgagacataggtaattttactagaacagctGAGGatgagcaccttgctcaagagtatgaCAGCAGTAGGcgagattcaaacttgcaacttttggatccgaaggcagcagctccaactactacGCCACCAGAGGCTGAGCGATTTCTTACTCGTCGGCAGCAACGGGAACGGGGGTCGGGCTGGAGCCCCACAAATACAGCCAGCCGGTGTCGAGGAGAAACGTACGTCGTACATATTTATCGAGAAGAGACGTCAACCGTGACCCGCAGAATGCGTGCGGAACAGCCGGCAGCACAGCGGGCAGAGTTGCTCCCTTTGTACCCAAAAGGTCGCGGGTTCCAATCTCGCCTCCGGCCCTAGCGCCctctcgagcaaggtacttaccctaaaatgccccggtaaaatgacccagctctacaaatgggtagaCGGCTATAAGCAGGTTAACGTCGTaacgtaagtcgctttggagaaaagcgtcagctaagagAATCGACATCGATGTAAAAAGTGACGGCGGCCCGGGACACCGGCGTTTCCCGCTCCTACGATCCGCAGCGGCTCCTCCCGCCCATTTACACGATGCTCAAAATCTGACCCGGAAAAATGTGTCGgctaaaacaaacacaagccGATTTCCACATTATTCAAACGCCGCGTTTCAGGCAACGCAAACGGGGTGTCGCACACGTGTTCGCGCGCCTTCGCTCACCTGAGCCGCACACCACGAACACAAAGAGGGCGAGCAGCCAGGGTCCCACGGGAGACTTCTCCTCGTTCACCACGCGCTGGGGAAACACAGGAAGTGAGAAGGGGGCCACAGGAAGTGCACAACGCTGCTACTTTTCGACGCTCGCTCATcatgtttcccccccccccaaaacaaggGGTCACATTTGCAGTCCGTTCTTCTTGTGTTTTGTACGGTGCACACTACTACTGTGCGCCTGGCTGGAGACGAACAGTAAAGTAGAGTAACTTGCTGCCGCGGCAGAGTGAGGACGCGACAGTTCCAGCGCGAGTCACGCagggaaaacaacaacaacaacaacaacacaggaGTGAGGTGGGAGCAGAGTATTGCACTATATACATAGTAGCAAGAGATCATagggttttaaataaaaaaataaaacgcaTGATTAAACGCTGGAGTTCacgacacagacacacgcaaGGCCACATGATCGGATCCTGATCCTCGCGCACAGCACACCGCGCCGCGCCGCCGGCCGGTTACCCccgtaaataaataacaaagaaagaaagaaagaaagaagaagaagaagaagagcgcCGCCGTCACGGCGCGTTCATCATGATCACGACGTTACCGTGGTTTTCTGCACGTGTCCGCGCTGTGTGATCGTCTTGCTGTGCTTCTCATTGGCCACTTTCATCCGCTGCACGGCCGACATGACTGCAGGAGGAGCGACGGATCCGGACAGTAACGTGAAGCGCGCTCTCGACGCGATCAACGGCTCCCTCGCATCACAGTGACTCTCCACGCAAACGGTGGGCGAAACGCGGAAGCGGAAGTGCGGAGGCCACGTGACCACACAGCGCATACAAAGGCCAGAGAGGTATCATGTGACAGGAAGcgccgtgtttttttttttcgtttaaacaaattttattgAGCATAAGCAGTAATCACAGAAGCCAGGATCATAAAGAAAACGCGGAACTGTAAtattcgtgtttttttttctgttgttgaacaaatcacacacaatacaagAACGTTAATTCAGAACACTCAACCTAGCCGGGGGCGGGATTCAAAAAACCCTAATTTAGGGCCTAAAAATTACAAACACTCCAATAATAACCAGACTTCAAGACCttaaaaattttacagtaaCAAACAGTCTTAATGACCTTACGCTCCTCGATAGTGTTTATGTACTGCTTAATTTCttaaagaaagacagaaaatactgtaggttttttattagcaaattttgacccgtgtatatgatatttagcTATAATGATTAACAAATTAATGACATATGCTTGTTTCTCTGTACATCTATCAAAACGaaagtatacctgagcatacaaggaatttgtttccggtttagagcaaacctacagagCACATTCACATGATACAGGCTACATGAACGCGTATtgaactagacatagactaatacgAACATAATTAccaataatgcagcagacaagaacatagtataaTGCAGGCAGAACATAAAACCATACAGACAtaatacaactaaatgaccaagcataggAAAAAAGTACGCGTTGAcctgtattatttatattcacagtacaaagcaaaatccATACACAGCTTATCGATAAGAAATTTAGAGACATCTCTGCATAGCTAGTATTTGGTAGAACGACAGTGCCGGAAAAGGTGAGGCACCGTTTCTGGGTGCAGGctacaaaaagaacaacttacatcaatcccatccttgaatcttctaagaaaatgcttgacaggatag
This window harbors:
- the LOC108923001 gene encoding stress-associated endoplasmic reticulum protein 1, translating into MSAVQRMKVANEKHSKTITQRGHVQKTTRVVNEEKSPVGPWLLALFVFVVCGSAIFQIIQSIRQGL